In the Dioscorea cayenensis subsp. rotundata cultivar TDr96_F1 chromosome 12, TDr96_F1_v2_PseudoChromosome.rev07_lg8_w22 25.fasta, whole genome shotgun sequence genome, one interval contains:
- the LOC120273121 gene encoding uncharacterized protein LOC120273121: MSSKTGLAWLRDQLRRWSKESFGSIKLRKLVTLHDLEMIDVIKESSCLNPEEIIQECGLMESLAEIRRQAEVYWKQRSRLQWLKEGAEITRYFHSVPNGRKNINFIPSIYAGTGSVSDVRDIGRIFEQSFRGLFGQRRNFRFKVDLGNLLRNKSFVDLSSLERPFTLEEVKRAVFDLGSDKAPGSDGFPMFFFKSHWEIVKGEIMQLCQDFDSGTANLE, translated from the coding sequence ATGTCATCAAAAACTGGCTTGGCTTGGCTTAGGGATCAGCTCCGAAGATGGTCGAAAGAGAGTTTTGGTTCCATTAAACTTCGAAAACTGGTGACGTTGCATGACCTAGAGATGATTGATGTCATCAAAGAGTCTAGTTGTCTTAATCCTGAGGAAATTATCCAGGAGTGCGGCCTTATGGAGAGTTTAGCGGAAATCCGAAGACAAGCGGAAGTTTACTGGAAGCAGAGATCCCGGTTGCAGTGGCTGAAGGAGGGGGCTGAAATCACGAGGTATTTTCATTCAGTGCCAAATGGGCGGAAGAATATAAACTTTATTCCTTCGATTTATGCTGGAACTGGCTCAGTCTCTGATGTCAGGGACATTGGTAGAATCTTCGAACAGAGCTTTAGGGGTCTCTTTGGTCAGCGAAGGAATTTTCGCTTCAAGGTGGATCTCGGTAACCTTCTGAGGAACAAATCCTTTGTGGACTTATCCTCTCTTGAACGTCCTTTTACTCTGGAGGAAGTGAAAAGAGCGGTTTTTGACTTAGGAAGTGACAAAGCCCCAGGGTCGGACGGctttcctatgtttttcttcaagTCCCACTGGGAGATTGTCAAAGGTGAGATCATGCAACTTTGTCAAGACTTCGACTCGGGGACGGCGAACTTAGAGTGA